The DNA sequence TTTTTTATATTTATACATCTATATTCAGTGCGTTAAACAAAACTTATACACGTTGCATATTTAGTAAAGTTTTGTAAATTAAACGTGCTTTAACGCAGTTAAAGAAAAAATATAATTTCGTAAAGGAGGGTTAATAGCTTGGAAAACTTAAACGACCTTTGGGATCAAGCACTAAAGAAAATAGAAGAAAAAGTTAGTAAACCAAGTTTTGATACATGGTTTAAATTTACAAAGGCTGATTCCATTGATCAGAGTACGAATACGATAACAGTCATTGCTCCAAACGAATTTGCTCGTGATTGGTTAGAAAATCGTTATTTTGCAATTATTACAGAAACGTTAAATGAATTGACTGGTGCTGAATTAGAAGCTCGCTTCATTCTTCCTAAAGAAGATAAAAATGATGATATTGAATTACTAGAAAAAGTAAAATCCCCTAGTAAAGCACCTGTTACTACAAATGATGAAAAACCTAAGCATATGCTTAACCCTAAATATACGTTTGATACATTTGTAATCGGTAGTGGCAACCGTTTTGCACATGCAGCTTCTTTAGCGGTTGCAGAAGCACCTGCTAAAGCTTATAACCCGTTATTTATTTACGGAGGCGTTGGACTAGGCAAAACCCATTTGATGCACGCTATTGGTCATTACGTTATCGATCATAAGCCAAATGCAAAAGTTGTTTATTTATCTTCTGAAAAATTTACTAATGAATTCATCAATTCTATTCGTGACAACAAAGCAGTCAATTTTAGAAATAAATATCGTAATGTTGATGTACTTTTAATTGATGATATTCAATTTCTTGCTGGAAAAGAACAGACACAAGAAGAATTTTTCCATACTTTTAATGCACTTCATGAAGAAAGAAAGCAAATTGTGAT is a window from the Evansella cellulosilytica DSM 2522 genome containing:
- the dnaA gene encoding chromosomal replication initiator protein DnaA, yielding MENLNDLWDQALKKIEEKVSKPSFDTWFKFTKADSIDQSTNTITVIAPNEFARDWLENRYFAIITETLNELTGAELEARFILPKEDKNDDIELLEKVKSPSKAPVTTNDEKPKHMLNPKYTFDTFVIGSGNRFAHAASLAVAEAPAKAYNPLFIYGGVGLGKTHLMHAIGHYVIDHKPNAKVVYLSSEKFTNEFINSIRDNKAVNFRNKYRNVDVLLIDDIQFLAGKEQTQEEFFHTFNALHEERKQIVISSDRPPKEIPTLEDRLRSRFEWGLITDITPPDLETRIAILRKKAKAENLDIPNEVMLYIANQIDTNIRELEGALIRVVAYSSLINQDMNADLAAVALKDIIPNAKPKTITIKDIQKTVAETFQIRVEELKAKKRTKNVAYPRQIAMYLSRELTDNSLPKIGTEFGGRDHTTVIHAHEKITKLFSTDSDLQKQIQEIKDQLK